The Xiphophorus hellerii strain 12219 chromosome 5, Xiphophorus_hellerii-4.1, whole genome shotgun sequence genome window below encodes:
- the LOC116720484 gene encoding CD48 antigen-like isoform X2, producing METLLTAFLLILGFSAAEVKENLTAIVGGTITLPGAVTETGFLLYNGKSIALVFKGELDIDVNIYKNKLQWNRSSGLFMITNLQKNDSGIYTVQKGEFYSSYKLQVYDPAPTPTVTPVDVTSDPCLLICSVDKQATLLWIRDKEIQNQSRSALSLPVTVHKEDRDSSYRCVAANPAENKTVDVNLMSSCGFKQTQTLDYRRKYWIAGGLCIGFIVLIVFGFLVIQKKFLGQKSSGSQTQGRRRENRSCWRPGNRTKPLKLRITI from the exons ATGGAGACGCTGCTCACTGCTTTCCTCC TGATTCTGGgattttctgctgctgaagTGAAGGAGAATCTGACAGCAATCGTTGGAGGAACCATCACTCTACCTGGTGCTGTCACTGAGACAGGATTTCTTTTATATAACGGAAAAAGCATTGCTTTAGTGTTTAAAGGTGAACTTGATATTGATGTGAACATTTACAAGAACAAACTTCAGTGGAACCGAAGCTCTGGACTCTTTATGATCACAAACCTGCAGAAGAACGACTCAGGAATCTATACAGTTCAAAAAGGCGAATTTTATTCTTCATATAAGCTTCAAGTTTATG ATCCAGCACCGACTCCTACAGTAACACCAGTtgatgtgacctctgacccctgccTGTTGATCTGCTCTGTGGACAAACAAGCGACTCTGCTGTGGATCAGAGACAAAGAAATACAGAACCAGAGCCGCTCTGCTCTGTCTTTACCTGTTACTGTCCATAAGGAGGATAGAGATTCATCATATAGATGTGTAGCAGCCAATCCTGCAGAGAACAAGACTGTTGATGTTAATTTAATGTCATCCTGTGGATTCAAACAGACACAAACTCTGGATTATAGAAGAAAAT ATTGGATTGCAGGTGGTCTCTGCATTGGGTTTATtgtattgattgtttttggaTTCCTGGTGATCCAGAAGAAGTTTTTGGGCCAAAAATCATCAGGCAGTCAAACACAAGGCAG aagaaGAGAAAACCGGAGCTGCTGGCGCCcaggaaacagaacaaaacctttaaaactcAGGATTaccatttga
- the LOC116720484 gene encoding CD48 antigen-like isoform X4, producing the protein METLLTAFLLILGFSAAEVKENLTAIVGGTITLPGAVTETGFLLYNGKSIALVFKGELDIDVNIYKNKLQWNRSSGLFMITNLQKNDSGIYTVQKGEFYSSYKLQVYDPAPTPTVTPVDVTSDPCLLICSVDKQATLLWIRDKEIQNQSRSALSLPVTVHKEDRDSSYRCVAANPAENKTVDVNLMSSCGFKQTQTLDYRRKYWIAGGLCIGFIVLIVFGFLVIQKKFLGQKSSGSQTQGRRENRSCWRPGNRTKPLKLRITI; encoded by the exons ATGGAGACGCTGCTCACTGCTTTCCTCC TGATTCTGGgattttctgctgctgaagTGAAGGAGAATCTGACAGCAATCGTTGGAGGAACCATCACTCTACCTGGTGCTGTCACTGAGACAGGATTTCTTTTATATAACGGAAAAAGCATTGCTTTAGTGTTTAAAGGTGAACTTGATATTGATGTGAACATTTACAAGAACAAACTTCAGTGGAACCGAAGCTCTGGACTCTTTATGATCACAAACCTGCAGAAGAACGACTCAGGAATCTATACAGTTCAAAAAGGCGAATTTTATTCTTCATATAAGCTTCAAGTTTATG ATCCAGCACCGACTCCTACAGTAACACCAGTtgatgtgacctctgacccctgccTGTTGATCTGCTCTGTGGACAAACAAGCGACTCTGCTGTGGATCAGAGACAAAGAAATACAGAACCAGAGCCGCTCTGCTCTGTCTTTACCTGTTACTGTCCATAAGGAGGATAGAGATTCATCATATAGATGTGTAGCAGCCAATCCTGCAGAGAACAAGACTGTTGATGTTAATTTAATGTCATCCTGTGGATTCAAACAGACACAAACTCTGGATTATAGAAGAAAAT ATTGGATTGCAGGTGGTCTCTGCATTGGGTTTATtgtattgattgtttttggaTTCCTGGTGATCCAGAAGAAGTTTTTGGGCCAAAAATCATCAGGCAGTCAAACACAAGGCAG aaGAGAAAACCGGAGCTGCTGGCGCCcaggaaacagaacaaaacctttaaaactcAGGATTaccatttga
- the LOC116720484 gene encoding CD48 antigen-like isoform X6, translating into METLLTAFLLILGFSAAEVKENLTAIVGGTITLPGAVTETGFLLYNGKSIALVFKGELDIDVNIYKNKLQWNRSSGLFMITNLQKNDSGIYTVQKGEFYSSYKLQVYDPAPTPTVTPVDVTSDPCLLICSVDKQATLLWIRDKEIQNQSRSALSLPVTVHKEDRDSSYRCVAANPAENKTVDVNLMSSCGFKQTQTLDYRRKYWIAGGLCIGFIVLIVFGFLVIQKKFLGQKSSGSQTQEEKTGAAGAQETEQNL; encoded by the exons ATGGAGACGCTGCTCACTGCTTTCCTCC TGATTCTGGgattttctgctgctgaagTGAAGGAGAATCTGACAGCAATCGTTGGAGGAACCATCACTCTACCTGGTGCTGTCACTGAGACAGGATTTCTTTTATATAACGGAAAAAGCATTGCTTTAGTGTTTAAAGGTGAACTTGATATTGATGTGAACATTTACAAGAACAAACTTCAGTGGAACCGAAGCTCTGGACTCTTTATGATCACAAACCTGCAGAAGAACGACTCAGGAATCTATACAGTTCAAAAAGGCGAATTTTATTCTTCATATAAGCTTCAAGTTTATG ATCCAGCACCGACTCCTACAGTAACACCAGTtgatgtgacctctgacccctgccTGTTGATCTGCTCTGTGGACAAACAAGCGACTCTGCTGTGGATCAGAGACAAAGAAATACAGAACCAGAGCCGCTCTGCTCTGTCTTTACCTGTTACTGTCCATAAGGAGGATAGAGATTCATCATATAGATGTGTAGCAGCCAATCCTGCAGAGAACAAGACTGTTGATGTTAATTTAATGTCATCCTGTGGATTCAAACAGACACAAACTCTGGATTATAGAAGAAAAT ATTGGATTGCAGGTGGTCTCTGCATTGGGTTTATtgtattgattgtttttggaTTCCTGGTGATCCAGAAGAAGTTTTTGGGCCAAAAATCATCAGGCAGTCAAACACAAG aaGAGAAAACCGGAGCTGCTGGCGCCcaggaaacagaacaaaacctttaa
- the LOC116720484 gene encoding CD48 antigen-like isoform X5 — protein METLLTAFLLILGFSAAEVKENLTAIVGGTITLPGAVTETGFLLYNGKSIALVFKGELDIDVNIYKNKLQWNRSSGLFMITNLQKNDSGIYTVQKGEFYSSYKLQVYDPAPTPTVTPVDVTSDPCLLICSVDKQATLLWIRDKEIQNQSRSALSLPVTVHKEDRDSSYRCVAANPAENKTVDVNLMSSCGFKQTQTLDYRRKYWIAGGLCIGFIVLIVFGFLVIQKKFLGQKSSGSQTQEEEKTGAAGAQETEQNL, from the exons ATGGAGACGCTGCTCACTGCTTTCCTCC TGATTCTGGgattttctgctgctgaagTGAAGGAGAATCTGACAGCAATCGTTGGAGGAACCATCACTCTACCTGGTGCTGTCACTGAGACAGGATTTCTTTTATATAACGGAAAAAGCATTGCTTTAGTGTTTAAAGGTGAACTTGATATTGATGTGAACATTTACAAGAACAAACTTCAGTGGAACCGAAGCTCTGGACTCTTTATGATCACAAACCTGCAGAAGAACGACTCAGGAATCTATACAGTTCAAAAAGGCGAATTTTATTCTTCATATAAGCTTCAAGTTTATG ATCCAGCACCGACTCCTACAGTAACACCAGTtgatgtgacctctgacccctgccTGTTGATCTGCTCTGTGGACAAACAAGCGACTCTGCTGTGGATCAGAGACAAAGAAATACAGAACCAGAGCCGCTCTGCTCTGTCTTTACCTGTTACTGTCCATAAGGAGGATAGAGATTCATCATATAGATGTGTAGCAGCCAATCCTGCAGAGAACAAGACTGTTGATGTTAATTTAATGTCATCCTGTGGATTCAAACAGACACAAACTCTGGATTATAGAAGAAAAT ATTGGATTGCAGGTGGTCTCTGCATTGGGTTTATtgtattgattgtttttggaTTCCTGGTGATCCAGAAGAAGTTTTTGGGCCAAAAATCATCAGGCAGTCAAACACAAG aagaaGAGAAAACCGGAGCTGCTGGCGCCcaggaaacagaacaaaacctttaa
- the LOC116720484 gene encoding CD48 antigen-like isoform X1: METLLTAFLLILGFSAAEVKENLTAIVGGTITLPGAVTETGFLLYNGKSIALVFKGELDIDVNIYKNKLQWNRSSGLFMITNLQKNDSGIYTVQKGEFYSSYKLQVYDPAPTPTVTPVDVTSDPCLLICSVDKQATLLWIRDKEIQNQSRSALSLPVTVHKEDRDSSYRCVAANPAENKTVDVNLMSSCGFKQTQTLDYRRKYWIAGGLCIGFIVLIVFGFLVIQKKFLGQKSSGSQTQGRSGYLSPQENDPTFTTVIYRTWNQEITS, from the exons ATGGAGACGCTGCTCACTGCTTTCCTCC TGATTCTGGgattttctgctgctgaagTGAAGGAGAATCTGACAGCAATCGTTGGAGGAACCATCACTCTACCTGGTGCTGTCACTGAGACAGGATTTCTTTTATATAACGGAAAAAGCATTGCTTTAGTGTTTAAAGGTGAACTTGATATTGATGTGAACATTTACAAGAACAAACTTCAGTGGAACCGAAGCTCTGGACTCTTTATGATCACAAACCTGCAGAAGAACGACTCAGGAATCTATACAGTTCAAAAAGGCGAATTTTATTCTTCATATAAGCTTCAAGTTTATG ATCCAGCACCGACTCCTACAGTAACACCAGTtgatgtgacctctgacccctgccTGTTGATCTGCTCTGTGGACAAACAAGCGACTCTGCTGTGGATCAGAGACAAAGAAATACAGAACCAGAGCCGCTCTGCTCTGTCTTTACCTGTTACTGTCCATAAGGAGGATAGAGATTCATCATATAGATGTGTAGCAGCCAATCCTGCAGAGAACAAGACTGTTGATGTTAATTTAATGTCATCCTGTGGATTCAAACAGACACAAACTCTGGATTATAGAAGAAAAT ATTGGATTGCAGGTGGTCTCTGCATTGGGTTTATtgtattgattgtttttggaTTCCTGGTGATCCAGAAGAAGTTTTTGGGCCAAAAATCATCAGGCAGTCAAACACAAGGCAG gtCAGGATATTTGTCTCCTCAGGAAAATGATCCAACATTTACAACAGTCATCTATAGAACCTGGAACCAGGAAATAACTTCATAA
- the LOC116720484 gene encoding CD48 antigen-like isoform X3: METLLTAFLLILGFSAAEVKENLTAIVGGTITLPGAVTETGFLLYNGKSIALVFKGELDIDVNIYKNKLQWNRSSGLFMITNLQKNDSGIYTVQKGEFYSSYKLQVYDPAPTPTVTPVDVTSDPCLLICSVDKQATLLWIRDKEIQNQSRSALSLPVTVHKEDRDSSYRCVAANPAENKTVDVNLMSSCGFKQTQTLDYRRKYWIAGGLCIGFIVLIVFGFLVIQKKFLGQKSSGSQTQGQDICLLRKMIQHLQQSSIEPGTRK, encoded by the exons ATGGAGACGCTGCTCACTGCTTTCCTCC TGATTCTGGgattttctgctgctgaagTGAAGGAGAATCTGACAGCAATCGTTGGAGGAACCATCACTCTACCTGGTGCTGTCACTGAGACAGGATTTCTTTTATATAACGGAAAAAGCATTGCTTTAGTGTTTAAAGGTGAACTTGATATTGATGTGAACATTTACAAGAACAAACTTCAGTGGAACCGAAGCTCTGGACTCTTTATGATCACAAACCTGCAGAAGAACGACTCAGGAATCTATACAGTTCAAAAAGGCGAATTTTATTCTTCATATAAGCTTCAAGTTTATG ATCCAGCACCGACTCCTACAGTAACACCAGTtgatgtgacctctgacccctgccTGTTGATCTGCTCTGTGGACAAACAAGCGACTCTGCTGTGGATCAGAGACAAAGAAATACAGAACCAGAGCCGCTCTGCTCTGTCTTTACCTGTTACTGTCCATAAGGAGGATAGAGATTCATCATATAGATGTGTAGCAGCCAATCCTGCAGAGAACAAGACTGTTGATGTTAATTTAATGTCATCCTGTGGATTCAAACAGACACAAACTCTGGATTATAGAAGAAAAT ATTGGATTGCAGGTGGTCTCTGCATTGGGTTTATtgtattgattgtttttggaTTCCTGGTGATCCAGAAGAAGTTTTTGGGCCAAAAATCATCAGGCAGTCAAACACAAG gtCAGGATATTTGTCTCCTCAGGAAAATGATCCAACATTTACAACAGTCATCTATAGAACCTGGAACCAGGAAATAA